One genomic region from Fictibacillus marinisediminis encodes:
- a CDS encoding transcription repressor NadR, with product METPKIPGDERRDLILKWLKESKSPIKGGELALKTNVSRQVIVGDISLLKAKNEPIIATSQGYLFLKTEEKDVPHRHLIVSNHSPEQTKDELFTIVDHGVTVKNVIVEHPIYGDLTASLLLSTRKDVEDFLGKLSSTNAALLSTLTEGIHLHMLEAPTKEQLDNVCRELKQKGYLHS from the coding sequence ATGGAGACTCCAAAAATACCAGGAGACGAAAGAAGAGACCTCATACTAAAGTGGTTAAAAGAGAGCAAGAGCCCGATCAAAGGCGGTGAACTCGCACTTAAAACAAATGTCAGCCGCCAGGTTATTGTTGGCGACATCTCGCTGTTAAAAGCAAAAAATGAACCGATTATTGCCACTTCCCAAGGATACCTCTTTTTAAAAACGGAAGAAAAAGACGTTCCACATAGACATTTGATTGTTTCCAACCATTCTCCTGAGCAAACGAAAGATGAACTTTTTACAATTGTCGATCATGGAGTAACTGTTAAGAATGTAATTGTCGAGCACCCGATTTACGGAGACCTGACTGCATCTCTTCTTCTCAGTACCCGAAAGGATGTAGAGGATTTTCTCGGCAAATTGTCATCAACAAACGCTGCATTGCTCAGTACATTAACAGAGGGCATACACCTTCATATGCTCGAGGCGCCAACGAAAGAGCAGCTGGATAACGTATGCAGGGAGCTTAAACAAAAAGGATATTTGCATTCATAA
- a CDS encoding IscS subfamily cysteine desulfurase — protein MIYLDYAATTPMSEEALYAFTETAKMYFGNTSSLHDQGSQAADLVNLARAELAGMLGGNSEGIYFTGGGSDGNFLALTSLALGNKEKGNHIITSPLEHGSVQQALAFLENEGFEITVLPVDQNGRIALNDLRSAIRKETILATITHGNSEIGVIQPLAEIGALLKEENVIFHSDCVQTFGKLPLHAGEMNIGALTVSAHKIHGPKGVGAVYISPTLTWQPLLKNGTHEKGIRPGTINTPGIVSFITAASNQVNRMVKWKTNVEELKNCFLSLTEEDECLIIEGDSHTTLPHFLAIRLKGIEGQYVMLELNRQKIAVSTGSACKAGQQEPSKALLAMGRSADEAHELVRITLGKETTKEEIKALAAAIHDLTQRFYYQTGS, from the coding sequence ATGATTTATCTTGATTACGCAGCAACGACTCCTATGTCAGAAGAAGCACTGTATGCTTTTACAGAAACAGCAAAAATGTACTTTGGAAATACGTCGAGCCTGCATGACCAAGGATCACAGGCTGCAGATCTGGTCAATCTGGCACGTGCTGAACTGGCCGGGATGCTCGGCGGCAATAGTGAAGGGATCTACTTTACAGGAGGAGGGTCCGACGGTAATTTTCTTGCGCTCACAAGCCTTGCTCTTGGAAACAAGGAAAAAGGAAACCACATCATCACTTCACCGCTAGAGCATGGATCCGTGCAGCAGGCCCTTGCTTTTCTAGAAAATGAAGGTTTTGAAATCACCGTACTTCCTGTTGATCAGAACGGGAGGATCGCTTTAAACGATCTTCGCAGCGCCATTCGAAAAGAGACGATTCTCGCTACAATCACTCATGGAAACAGTGAGATCGGCGTTATCCAGCCATTAGCTGAAATCGGAGCTCTGCTGAAAGAAGAGAATGTCATTTTCCATAGTGACTGTGTCCAGACGTTTGGAAAGCTCCCTCTTCATGCGGGGGAAATGAATATTGGTGCTCTTACTGTTTCTGCTCATAAAATTCATGGCCCTAAAGGTGTAGGTGCTGTATATATTTCCCCCACTCTCACCTGGCAGCCGCTGCTCAAGAACGGTACACATGAAAAAGGGATTCGCCCTGGAACAATCAACACTCCGGGAATCGTTTCTTTTATTACAGCGGCAAGCAATCAGGTGAATCGTATGGTAAAATGGAAGACAAATGTGGAAGAATTAAAAAACTGCTTTCTTTCCCTGACAGAAGAAGATGAATGTTTAATCATTGAAGGAGACAGCCATACGACGCTGCCACATTTCCTGGCCATTCGTCTGAAAGGGATTGAAGGGCAGTATGTCATGCTGGAATTAAACCGCCAGAAGATCGCTGTTTCAACCGGTTCAGCTTGTAAAGCAGGACAGCAGGAACCTTCCAAAGCACTCCTTGCGATGGGGCGATCGGCGGATGAAGCACATGAACTCGTGCGGATCACACTCGGAAAAGAAACAACAAAAGAGGAAATAAAGGCTTTGGCTGCAGCCATCCATGATCTTACACAACGCTTTTATTATCAAACAGGGAGTTGA
- the rpmA gene encoding 50S ribosomal protein L27 has translation MLKLNLQYFASKKGVGSTKNGRDSQSKRLGAKRADGQMVSGGSILYRQRGTKIYPGMNVGRGGDDTLFAKVDGVVRFERLGRDRKQVSVYPIANEA, from the coding sequence ATGCTAAAATTAAACCTTCAATACTTTGCTTCCAAAAAGGGAGTAGGTAGCACAAAGAACGGTCGTGATTCCCAATCAAAGCGCCTTGGTGCTAAGAGAGCGGATGGTCAAATGGTATCAGGCGGATCTATTCTTTACCGTCAGCGCGGTACAAAAATCTATCCTGGGATGAACGTTGGCCGTGGCGGAGATGACACTCTTTTTGCGAAAGTGGACGGAGTTGTTCGTTTTGAGCGTCTTGGACGTGACCGCAAACAAGTAAGTGTATACCCAATCGCAAACGAAGCGTAA
- a CDS encoding ribosomal-processing cysteine protease Prp — MIKVTIYRDEQHHIRSFSMSGHADSGPYGQDLVCAGASAVSFGAINAVEVLCSITTDVETQQDGGYLVFRAPDHLEDHIHEKVQLLLEGMVVSLKTIENDYGRFISLQEKQV; from the coding sequence ATGATTAAGGTAACCATCTACAGAGATGAACAGCATCACATTCGTTCGTTTTCAATGAGTGGACATGCCGATTCCGGCCCTTATGGACAAGATCTTGTCTGTGCCGGTGCATCAGCCGTCTCCTTTGGAGCGATCAATGCGGTGGAAGTCCTGTGCAGCATTACAACTGATGTGGAAACACAACAGGATGGAGGCTACCTGGTTTTCCGTGCTCCGGATCATCTCGAAGACCATATCCATGAAAAAGTGCAGCTTCTTCTGGAAGGTATGGTTGTTTCCTTAAAAACAATCGAAAACGACTATGGTCGATTTATTTCATTGCAGGAAAAACAAGTGTAG
- the nadA gene encoding quinolinate synthase NadA translates to MSLLEAFRLKSGIPETYFTMTEEEMIERVRAVKKKLGDRLYIPGHHYQKDEVIQFADTSGDSLQLAQQSANNRDAEFIVFCGVHFMAETADMLTESHQKVILPDMRAGCSMADMADIHQTEKAWDRLQSLFGDTVLPLTYVNSTAAIKAFCGKNGGATVTSSNAERMLEWAFAQKERILFLPDQHLGRNTAYTLGVPLEQMAVWDPIANKLEYDGDLDAVKVILWKGHCSVHEKFTVDNIRSLRVNDPEMKVIVHPECSHEVVQQSDMAGSTHYIIQTIQNAEPNSAWAIGTEMNLVNRLKKNHPDKRIISLNSNMCPCLTMNRIDLPHLTYALEKIAQGDPQNIITVDSETTEYAVKALERMLARA, encoded by the coding sequence ATGAGCTTACTGGAAGCCTTCAGGCTGAAATCCGGAATTCCTGAAACCTATTTCACGATGACGGAAGAAGAGATGATCGAACGGGTCAGAGCAGTTAAGAAGAAACTCGGAGACCGTTTGTATATTCCAGGACATCACTATCAAAAAGATGAAGTGATTCAATTTGCGGATACGTCGGGAGATTCGCTCCAGCTCGCCCAGCAGTCGGCCAATAATCGCGATGCGGAATTCATCGTATTTTGCGGGGTGCACTTCATGGCGGAAACAGCGGATATGCTGACGGAATCTCATCAAAAAGTAATCCTTCCGGATATGAGAGCAGGATGTTCCATGGCGGACATGGCGGATATCCATCAGACAGAGAAAGCGTGGGACCGATTACAGTCCTTGTTCGGTGATACGGTCCTGCCGCTCACGTATGTCAATTCTACGGCAGCCATCAAAGCATTCTGCGGTAAGAATGGCGGTGCAACCGTGACCTCATCAAATGCAGAACGAATGCTGGAATGGGCGTTTGCACAAAAAGAAAGAATCCTTTTTCTTCCCGATCAGCACTTGGGCCGGAACACTGCCTATACGCTGGGTGTTCCATTAGAGCAAATGGCTGTATGGGATCCAATTGCCAATAAATTGGAATATGACGGAGATCTGGATGCAGTTAAAGTGATTCTCTGGAAAGGACACTGTTCGGTCCATGAAAAATTCACAGTTGATAATATTCGATCCTTGCGTGTGAACGATCCAGAGATGAAGGTCATCGTCCATCCAGAGTGCAGCCATGAAGTCGTCCAGCAATCGGATATGGCGGGCTCCACTCATTATATTATTCAGACGATCCAAAACGCTGAGCCAAACAGCGCTTGGGCGATAGGGACAGAGATGAATCTCGTCAACCGCCTGAAAAAAAACCATCCTGATAAACGGATAATTTCTTTAAATTCCAATATGTGCCCCTGTCTGACGATGAATCGCATTGATCTTCCTCATCTGACATATGCGCTTGAAAAAATCGCACAGGGAGATCCTCAGAACATCATAACAGTGGACAGCGAAACAACTGAATACGCAGTAAAAGCTCTTGAGAGAATGTTAGCAAGAGCGTAG
- the rplU gene encoding 50S ribosomal protein L21, with protein sequence MYAIIQTGGKQVRVEEGQVIYVEKLDVEAGDTVTFEDVLMVGGDSLKVGAPLLDGVTVTGKVEKHGRGQKVVVYKFKAKKNYRRKQGHRQPYTKVVIDKING encoded by the coding sequence ATGTACGCAATTATTCAAACTGGTGGCAAACAAGTAAGAGTTGAAGAAGGTCAAGTGATCTATGTTGAAAAGCTTGATGTGGAAGCTGGCGATACTGTAACATTCGAGGATGTTCTTATGGTTGGTGGAGACAGCCTGAAAGTAGGAGCTCCTTTGCTTGATGGAGTGACTGTAACAGGTAAAGTTGAAAAACATGGCCGAGGCCAAAAAGTGGTCGTTTACAAGTTCAAAGCGAAAAAGAACTACCGTCGTAAACAAGGTCACCGTCAGCCTTACACTAAAGTAGTTATCGACAAAATCAACGGTTAA
- the obgE gene encoding GTPase ObgE, with protein sequence MFVDQVKIFVKAGDGGNGMVAFRREKYVPNGGPAGGDGGKGANVIFEVEEGLRTLMDFRFNKHFKAKRGEHGMSKGMHGKNSEDMIVKVPPGTVVTDAETGQVLADLVHHEQRAVIAKGGRGGRGNTRFATPANPAPELSENGEPGEEREVVLELKVLADVGLVGFPSVGKSTLLSVVSAARPKIAEYHFTTITPNLGVVAVDDGRSFVMADLPGLIEGAHEGVGLGHQFLRHIERTRVILHVIDMSGMEGRDPYEDFIKINEELRQYNLRLTERPQIVVANKMDIPGAEENLEVFKQRLSEDIPVYPISAVTRQGLKEVLYTTADLLENTPEFPLIHEEKEESRVLYRHEKEESGFYITRDSAGTFIINGPKIEKLFKMTDFTRDESVKRFARQMRSMGVDEALREKGAEHGDTIRILKYEFEFIE encoded by the coding sequence ATGTTCGTGGATCAGGTCAAAATTTTTGTGAAAGCCGGAGACGGCGGAAACGGAATGGTTGCGTTTCGCCGTGAAAAATACGTACCTAACGGCGGACCTGCCGGCGGAGACGGCGGTAAAGGTGCTAATGTTATATTTGAAGTAGAAGAGGGTCTGCGTACGTTAATGGACTTTCGCTTTAACAAGCATTTTAAAGCCAAGCGCGGTGAACATGGCATGTCCAAAGGCATGCATGGCAAAAATTCAGAAGATATGATCGTAAAAGTACCACCTGGCACTGTCGTAACAGATGCTGAAACAGGACAAGTACTAGCAGACCTTGTTCATCATGAACAGCGTGCTGTTATTGCCAAAGGCGGACGGGGAGGACGGGGAAATACCCGTTTTGCTACACCGGCCAACCCTGCTCCTGAGCTTTCGGAAAACGGGGAACCAGGTGAAGAAAGAGAAGTTGTTTTAGAATTAAAGGTACTAGCGGATGTTGGGCTTGTTGGATTCCCGAGCGTAGGGAAATCCACGCTTCTTTCGGTTGTATCCGCGGCTAGGCCAAAGATCGCAGAATACCACTTTACGACCATCACTCCTAATTTAGGCGTAGTGGCAGTAGATGACGGCAGAAGCTTTGTGATGGCTGACCTGCCAGGGCTGATCGAAGGCGCGCATGAAGGCGTTGGCCTCGGACATCAGTTCCTTCGCCACATTGAACGGACAAGGGTTATCCTGCATGTGATCGACATGTCCGGCATGGAAGGAAGAGATCCATACGAGGACTTCATTAAAATTAATGAAGAGCTAAGGCAGTACAACTTAAGGCTTACAGAACGTCCGCAGATTGTTGTAGCCAACAAAATGGATATTCCGGGTGCGGAAGAAAACCTGGAAGTATTTAAACAGAGGCTGTCTGAGGATATTCCTGTTTATCCGATATCAGCAGTTACAAGACAAGGATTAAAAGAGGTCCTTTACACAACAGCTGATCTTCTGGAAAACACACCTGAGTTCCCGCTGATCCATGAGGAAAAAGAAGAGAGCCGGGTATTGTACCGCCACGAAAAGGAAGAATCCGGTTTTTATATCACACGGGATTCTGCTGGTACATTTATCATCAACGGACCAAAGATCGAAAAACTATTCAAAATGACAGACTTTACAAGAGACGAGTCGGTAAAACGGTTTGCACGCCAGATGCGTTCCATGGGTGTGGACGAAGCGCTTCGTGAAAAAGGTGCGGAACACGGGGATACCATCCGAATCTTGAAATATGAATTTGAATTTATCGAATAG
- the nadB gene encoding L-aspartate oxidase: MNVESTDVLIIGSGIAGLMTAECLRSHKNVTIITKSSFQNSNSYHAQGGIAAVTEKEDHWAEHFIDTVKAGSFHNEETLTEILVKEGPDMIRTMEDWKVPFDRNKDGSLTLGREGGHRRARIVHAGGDRTGSKIVDVLYQRISHHITVQEFEIAGDLIIKQGKCVGAWTKNANGEVTVYFAASVILASGGAAGLYNVNSNDKSITGDSIALAFRAGAVLSDLEFIQFHPTMLFTNGESFGLVSEAVRGEGGTLVTSEGASVMSGVHEMGDLAPRDIVSRTIFEYIQKGYEIFLDVSKVKSFTNRFPAITAICRNAGIVLNEGRIPVAPGAHFTMGGAVTNQWGETTVPHLYAVGEASRTGVHGANRLASNSLLESVVFAKRTAARIMALKEHEASLFPVEWEYTEQQKRRWPEKQEIQRQMTQYAGIVRTREGLGEAIRWFENFSIEKPDYHCKPDEIERINMLQTGWLIVTSAHLRTESRGGHYRSDFPSNDDNCWLKKQVYRKKDQNEQAEAKKAAAGIFS; encoded by the coding sequence ATGAACGTAGAGTCTACAGACGTTCTCATTATCGGCTCCGGCATTGCTGGATTAATGACAGCCGAATGTTTACGCTCGCATAAGAATGTGACAATCATCACAAAGTCTTCCTTCCAGAACAGCAATTCTTATCATGCGCAAGGAGGGATTGCTGCGGTCACTGAAAAAGAAGACCACTGGGCTGAACACTTTATAGATACCGTAAAAGCAGGTAGTTTTCACAATGAAGAAACTCTCACCGAGATACTGGTCAAAGAAGGTCCGGACATGATCCGAACGATGGAGGATTGGAAGGTTCCCTTTGACCGCAACAAAGATGGCAGTCTCACGCTCGGCAGGGAGGGAGGACATCGGCGGGCACGGATCGTCCATGCTGGCGGTGATAGAACAGGTTCAAAAATAGTTGATGTCCTTTATCAAAGAATCTCCCATCATATTACGGTCCAAGAATTTGAAATAGCTGGGGACCTTATCATTAAGCAAGGAAAATGCGTTGGTGCCTGGACAAAGAATGCGAACGGTGAGGTTACTGTTTATTTCGCAGCCTCTGTCATTCTTGCTTCTGGGGGCGCAGCTGGTCTTTATAACGTCAATTCCAACGACAAAAGCATTACAGGAGACAGCATCGCCCTTGCATTCCGAGCGGGTGCGGTACTCTCCGACCTGGAATTTATACAGTTTCATCCTACGATGCTGTTTACGAATGGGGAATCTTTCGGTTTAGTTTCGGAAGCGGTAAGAGGAGAAGGAGGCACGTTGGTTACTTCCGAAGGAGCATCCGTGATGTCTGGTGTCCATGAGATGGGTGACTTGGCTCCTCGTGATATCGTTTCGAGGACTATTTTTGAATACATTCAAAAGGGATATGAAATTTTTCTTGATGTTTCAAAAGTGAAAAGCTTCACAAACCGGTTTCCTGCCATAACAGCAATTTGCCGAAACGCTGGAATTGTACTAAACGAAGGCAGAATTCCTGTTGCCCCGGGTGCTCATTTTACAATGGGAGGAGCGGTCACAAACCAATGGGGGGAAACGACAGTTCCTCATCTGTATGCTGTAGGGGAAGCTTCCCGAACCGGCGTGCATGGCGCCAACAGGCTTGCGAGCAACTCACTGCTTGAAAGTGTAGTCTTCGCCAAACGGACAGCTGCAAGGATTATGGCTTTGAAAGAGCATGAAGCCTCCCTGTTCCCGGTTGAATGGGAATATACAGAACAACAGAAGAGAAGATGGCCGGAGAAACAAGAGATTCAAAGACAAATGACACAGTATGCAGGGATTGTCCGCACAAGGGAAGGCCTGGGTGAAGCGATCCGCTGGTTTGAAAATTTCTCCATAGAAAAGCCGGATTATCACTGTAAACCCGATGAAATTGAAAGGATTAACATGCTGCAAACCGGCTGGCTGATCGTTACATCTGCTCACTTGCGGACAGAGAGCAGGGGCGGCCATTACAGAAGTGATTTTCCGTCCAACGATGATAACTGCTGGCTGAAAAAACAAGTATACAGAAAGAAGGATCAAAATGAACAAGCTGAAGCTAAAAAAGCAGCTGCAGGAATTTTTTCTTGA
- the nadC gene encoding carboxylating nicotinate-nucleotide diphosphorylase, whose amino-acid sequence MNKLKLKKQLQEFFLEDLGEGDITCGLLFPEEEETEARFIAKKSGVFSGMDVISEGYRLLSEYCTVVPNVKDGDVIKPGQILAEVKGPASAIFGGERVILNLVQRMSGIATLTNEAVTALNSETTKICDTRKTTPGLRMFEKYAVRCGGGYNHRFGLYDGVMVKDNHIARAGGITEAVNTVKSSLGHMLKVEVETENFEQVKEAVSAGADVIMFDNRTPEEIGAWKHHVPGHIITEASGGISLDELRHYGKTGVNFISLGLLTHSAVSLDISLNITGGLKDELTGSLQAEIRNS is encoded by the coding sequence ATGAACAAGCTGAAGCTAAAAAAGCAGCTGCAGGAATTTTTTCTTGAAGATCTTGGAGAAGGGGACATCACATGCGGATTGCTGTTTCCGGAGGAGGAGGAGACAGAAGCGCGCTTTATCGCTAAAAAATCCGGTGTATTTTCGGGAATGGATGTGATTTCCGAAGGGTACCGGCTGCTAAGCGAATATTGTACTGTTGTTCCTAATGTGAAAGACGGCGATGTTATTAAACCCGGACAGATTCTTGCGGAGGTGAAAGGTCCTGCATCTGCTATTTTTGGCGGAGAACGAGTCATTCTGAATCTCGTGCAAAGGATGTCAGGGATAGCGACGCTAACGAATGAAGCAGTAACCGCTCTAAACAGTGAAACAACGAAAATTTGCGACACGCGTAAAACCACACCAGGGCTCAGGATGTTCGAGAAATACGCTGTCCGCTGCGGCGGAGGGTATAACCACCGTTTCGGACTGTATGACGGGGTGATGGTCAAAGACAATCATATCGCCCGGGCTGGCGGTATAACCGAAGCCGTAAATACCGTGAAGTCCAGTCTGGGACACATGTTGAAAGTGGAAGTAGAAACAGAGAATTTTGAACAGGTGAAAGAAGCTGTAAGCGCAGGTGCGGATGTGATTATGTTCGATAACCGCACACCAGAAGAAATTGGAGCATGGAAACATCATGTTCCTGGTCATATCATTACGGAAGCTTCCGGAGGCATATCCCTTGATGAACTTCGACATTATGGGAAAACAGGAGTGAATTTTATTTCGCTTGGATTGCTCACTCACTCAGCGGTATCACTCGACATCAGTTTAAACATTACAGGGGGGTTAAAAGATGAGCTTACTGGAAGCCTTCAGGCTGAAATCCGGAATTCCTGA
- a CDS encoding ACT domain-containing protein encodes MKERQFYMVREDVLSESMQKTLEAKSLLDRGKVKTVAEAAEKVGLSRSAFYKYRDGIFPFHTMIKEKIITLSINLEDRSGALSSLLTIVASVGCNVLTINQTIPLQGRANVMLTIETNGLRGEINELLTTLNRMEAVERVEVIGTGA; translated from the coding sequence ATGAAAGAAAGGCAATTTTACATGGTCAGGGAAGATGTTCTTTCAGAATCCATGCAAAAAACGCTTGAAGCAAAATCCTTATTAGACCGTGGCAAGGTAAAAACCGTCGCGGAGGCTGCTGAAAAAGTGGGCCTCAGCAGGAGTGCGTTCTATAAGTACAGGGATGGAATTTTTCCTTTTCATACGATGATCAAAGAAAAGATCATCACCCTTTCCATCAATCTCGAAGACCGTTCGGGTGCGTTGTCAAGCCTTCTCACCATTGTTGCCTCTGTTGGCTGCAATGTGCTCACCATTAACCAGACCATACCGCTGCAAGGGAGAGCCAATGTGATGCTGACGATTGAAACCAACGGCCTTCGCGGTGAAATCAATGAACTGCTGACCACATTGAATCGTATGGAAGCTGTAGAGCGAGTCGAAGTGATTGGAACTGGAGCATAA
- a CDS encoding Spo0B C-terminal domain-containing protein — MGKDWSTLELLRHARHDWLNQLQLIKANLSMGRTERAKEIIEEIILISRHESNLMNLKVPELAEYLITFNWLKHPIVLETEVAGEARDLSKAEKVLLEACQSLFAVMNRSVDPLAENRLVFTISNQQHPSAFMFRLTGSIHNTEEFESELKDVISAHKLLDVIESYIQTHEVFLVLQMKQ, encoded by the coding sequence ATGGGTAAAGATTGGTCAACGTTAGAATTATTAAGGCATGCCCGCCATGACTGGCTCAATCAGCTCCAGCTTATTAAGGCAAACCTATCTATGGGCCGGACCGAACGGGCAAAGGAGATTATCGAGGAAATCATTCTTATTTCCAGGCACGAATCAAACCTCATGAATTTGAAAGTTCCTGAATTGGCGGAGTACCTCATAACTTTCAACTGGCTGAAACACCCCATTGTACTTGAAACGGAAGTTGCCGGTGAGGCGAGAGACCTCTCAAAGGCTGAGAAGGTCCTCCTTGAGGCTTGCCAGTCTCTTTTTGCGGTCATGAACCGCTCGGTTGATCCGCTGGCTGAAAATCGGCTCGTTTTCACGATCTCAAACCAACAGCATCCTTCCGCTTTTATGTTTCGCTTAACGGGCAGTATACATAATACAGAGGAATTTGAGTCGGAGCTGAAGGATGTCATTTCAGCACATAAATTATTAGACGTAATCGAAAGCTATATTCAAACCCATGAAGTATTTCTTGTTTTACAGATGAAACAGTAA